The following are encoded together in the Babylonia areolata isolate BAREFJ2019XMU chromosome 18, ASM4173473v1, whole genome shotgun sequence genome:
- the LOC143291866 gene encoding LOW QUALITY PROTEIN: uncharacterized protein LOC143291866 (The sequence of the model RefSeq protein was modified relative to this genomic sequence to represent the inferred CDS: deleted 1 base in 1 codon) — MADATTVVEGKVKYREGKKWKSRWCVLKKPSPVADRLQLVFYKDVQEALKAGGKVKAAFSLDGYCGLESGFQVDREEHVLALLCLRQVTLLAFQAREDLVQFEVKIRRCLGQDYQYPVRLVKAPSGSRLPQEEGVKLVIHGTQLCLSAHTPPRILQCWNIADLRRYGVVDGMFCFDGGSRCGKGAGVHAMQTDQADEIVEILRVNSLGKPSRAASTFRSSQLLDYSQATGDCPPSLQDNPAGTPGSESGASALGENVSSPMLMCCQGLPAGDKQGCCKRHSVSITEFHRNSAFMFPEKFRLMPMEKQEHQHQTAVCDATPKYGHRAGNASCSNCLEAVSFPEKAVEGVSAAGSDWAASGRMMSSVQSSRVLCPLMVNGRGRGCPGRESGDALVVMVPPAQTRRVNSVAGMPRSLDTTVFDSMISAHVDITKRKEALQSLHTQETHLQQEMDLLDQMLQSCHPADSEAQTHAESAEHPAQLHRDGISTLEPPVRSTIPVDVSRKSSSLPPKISGKKESGDGCVSLSKKLNVLPAASEHVHQKESRPSTRCHVKPLYRPHSSAPLPYINMSNAAQIDKTVAAMYRGRDSESGSGIQRPRAFQNCLGGSLASGGNAAGVAPARCSSETRMVPERFLSQRSHLPPQKPLPLPPRHYLDGDEEEGLCISVEKLDDDVLLPPPTTHAPPVPYPRQITILPSTAASARFSPCPSFHASVAPPPPAREPIYANSAPPLLPPRSYRESPPALPPKGPGLLRRARMLSSGSGSSGSNRLPPPVPLRTRSLSVGSEGKYNDYDNPPEPEFASPLPAETKRGPAEDTYLAMGSPNNPFRRDPGQNRKEGQSSRPSSLCVTGSPKPRHKNLSSAGPRGNADVLSGYMDMANMFVPEPKLSLNSSWDSNKFRQEAEEPAEVHIAEPVLVSHTAQALPPESNYMEMSGLPPPAKRKSVVLKNLEALQTFVSSTSAGEPAPRTRSRSNTPVPPPAKSMTPTPTSSREKCKIYTRTGSCTSLASEASESFGLWAKQQSEASYQDSDGQRPAIPFTNLKNFEQKHTKPSYVNTSLQAPDVPLPEPPKKEEGFFARLIRRNSKEKSASQSQENLNAQKNRTSVFERTMSVHIQGHAGEEKSTSRLKLGRRRSASFPNRLSFQDTTDTDAGASKKDVPPPLPDKSSTPSKTGSSTKSVPATKPNPRLTSPASVCEPSMFQLGSHSDISDVSDRAPLLQRARSSSRNDMRVVTVLHVQQEPVVCPVTRVCTSGTQSTNTASCFTSAKLDSVLFPISSKNPFPSHCSRSDSSKTAAADTSKTDDEKLMELFECSKEQSVTCDIQEIKSKMILPLGHQVVCPMEETTKEANVRDDVPPVIPLKRKPSLLTPVSEVSSPGALSFTTPSPPTPPQHFASASRQEESIYVDMKGLLPRLPKCPAEVPGSCPKPPENLAQHPTAPPLQAAKGAAQLPPVSSSPQVPEPPLPPASSSQTPLTTPCSCAQEAEGSGSTQSVSAAAKEDEEGCCGAGQDGREDSVMVTRP; from the exons ACCGCCTGCAGCTGGTGTTCTACAAGGACGTGCAGGAGGCGCTGAAGGCCGGGGGCAAGGTGAAGGCCGCCTTCTCTTTGGACGGCTACTGCGGCCTGGAGTCTGGCTTCCAGGTGGACCGGGAGGAGCATGTGCTA GCCCTGCTGTGCCTCCGCCAGGTCACCCTCCTGGCCTTCCAGGCCCGCGAGGACCTCGTCCAGTTTGAGGTGAAGATCCGCCGCTGCCTGGGCCAAG ATTACCAGTACCCAGTGAGGCTGGTGAAGGCCCCCTCGGGGAGCCGGCTGCCCCAGGAGGAAGGGGTGAAGCTGGTGATCCATGGCACCCAGCTGTGCCTGTCGGCCCACACACCCCCCCGCATCCTGCAGTGCTGGAACATCGCTGACCTGCGCCGCTACGGGGTGGTGGATGGCATGTTCTGCTTTGATGGGGGCTCCAGGTGTGGCAAAG GTGCAGGGGTGCACGCCATGCAGACCGACCAGGCAGATGAGATCGTGGAGATTTTGCGTGTCAACAGTCTGGGGAAGCCGTCAAGAGCCGCCTCCACCTTCAgaa GCTCACAGCTGCTAGATTACAGCCAGGCCACAGGGGACTGCCCGCCCTCGCTCCAGGACAACCCTGCAGGAACCCCAGGCTCCGAGTCCGGGGCCAGTGCCCTTGGGGAGAACGTGTCCTCCCCCATGCTCATGTGCTGCCAGGGCCTGCCTGCCGGGGACAAGCAGGGCTGCTGCAAAAGACATTCTGTCAGCATTACAGAGTTCCACCGCAACAGCGCTTTTATGTTCCCGGAAAAGTTTCGCCTGATGCCCATGGAGAAGCAGGAGCACCAACACCAGACGGCCGTGTGCGACGCGACACCTAAGTATGGCCACAGAGCAGGCAACGCTTCGTGTTCCAACTGTCTGGAAGCCGTCAGCTTTCCAGAGAAAGCGGTGGAGGGGGTGTCTGCAGCCGGCAGCGACTGGGCAGCATCAGGAAGGATGATGAGCTCTGTGCAGTCGTCCAGGGTGCTGTGCCCACTGATGGTGAATGGCAGAGGCCGGGGGTGTCCCGGGAGGGAGTCAGGTGATgctctggtggtgatggtgccgcCTGCGCAGACCCGGCGAGTGAACTCTGTGGCGGGCATGCCCCGCAGTCTGGACACCACAGTGTTCGACTCCATGATCAGCGCCCACGTGGACATCACCAAGCGCAAAGAGGCGCTGCAGAGTCTGCACACCCAGGAGACCCACCTGCAGCAGGAGATGGACCTTCTGGACCAGATGCTTCAGAGCTGTCATCCTGCCGACAGCGAGGCCCAGACACATGCAGAATCTGCAGAGCATCCTGCACAGCTCCACAGGGACGGCATCTCCACGCTGGAACCGCCCGTCAGGAGCACCATCCCTGTGGATGTCAGTCGCAAATCCTCCAGCCTTCCTCCCAAAATCTCCGGAAAGAAAGAGTCAGGTGATGGATGTGTCTCCCTGTCCAAAAAGCTGAATGTTTTACCTGCAGCATCAGAACATGTGCATCAGAAAGAAAGCAGACCCTCTACCCGCTGTCACGTAAAGCCCCTGTACAGGCCTCATTCCAGTGCTCCACTTCCATACATCAACATGAGCAATGCAGCACAAATTGACAAAACAGTCGCTGCCATGTACAGAGGCAGAGATTCTGAAAGCGGCAGTGGTATACAACGGCCCCGGGCATTCCAGAACTGCTTGGGAGGCAGCCTTGCCAGTGGTGGGAACGCCGCAGGTGTCGCACCAGCCAGGTGCTCCAGTGAGACGCGTATGGTGCCTGAGAGGTTTCTGTCTCAGAGAAGCCACCTGCCCCCCCAGAAACCGCTTCCCCTGCCTCCCAGACATTACCTGGatggggatgaggaggaaggaCTGTGTATCTCTGTGGAGAAACTTGACGATGATGTCTTGCTGCCACCCCCGACAACACATGCTCCTCCTGTCCCATATCCACGTCAGATCACTATCCTACCCAGTACTGCTGCCTCTGCTCGCTTCTCTCCATGTCCATCCTTTCATGCTTCTGtggcacccccaccaccagcacgGGAGCCAATCTATGCCAACTCAGCCCCGCCCCTTCTCCCACCACGTAGTTACCGTGAATCACCACCGGCACTGCCACCAAAGGGACCAGGGCTGCTTCGCAGGGCCAGGATGCTGAGCTCTGGGTCAGGAAGTTCTGGCAGTAACAGGTTGCCACCGCCCGTTCCACTTCGGACACGCAGTCTCTCCGTTGGCTCAGAGGGCAAGTACAACGATTACGACAACCCGCCAGAGCCAGAGTTTGCATCTCCTCTGCCAGCAGAGACCAAGCGAGGTCCAGCTGAAGACACCTACTTGGCCATGGGCAGTCCTAACAACCCTTTCCGCAGGGACCCCGGCCAGAACAGGAAAGAAGGACAGAGCAGCAGACCCTCCAGCCTGTGTGTGACTGGCAGCCCCAAGCCCAGACACAAAAACCTGTCGTCTGCTGGTCCCCGTGGCAATGCCGATGTCCTGAGTGGCTACATGGATATGGCCAACATGTTTGTGCCAGAACCTAAACTCAGTCTGAACAGCAGCTGGGATAGTAATAAGTTCAGACAGGAAGCAGAGGAGCCAGCAGAGGTTCACATCGCTGAGCCCGTGCTGGTTTCCCACACTGCGCAGGCACTGCCTCCAGAAAGCAACTACATGGAGATGTCCGGGCTTCCGCCCCCAGCAAAGCGCAAAAGCGTTGTGTTGAAGAACCTGGAAGCACTGCAGACTTTCGTCAGCTCCACCAGTGCGGGAGAACCAGCACCCCGAACCAGAAGCAGATCCAACACACCCGTCCCTCCACCTGCTAAGTCCATGACTCCCACACCCACCAGCTCCAGGGAGAAGTGCAAAATCTACACCAGAACAGGTAGCTGCACCAGCCTTGCCAGTGAGGCATCTGAAAGTTTTGGGCTGTGGGCCAAGCAGCAGAGTGAAGCTAGTTATCAGGACTCGGACGGCCAGAGACCAGCCATTCCTTTCACCAATCTGAAGAACTTTGAGCAGAAACACACCAAGCCTTCCTACGTCAACACTTCACTCCAAGCTCCTGATGTGCCTTTACCGGAACCACCCAAGAAAGAAGAAGGCTTTTTTGCTCGTCTTATCCGCCGTAATTCCAAAGAGAAAAGTGCCTCTCAGAGCCAGGAGAACCTGAATGCTCAGAAGAACCGGACCAGTGTGTTTGAGCGCACCATGTCTGTACACATTCAGGGGCATGCCGGGGAAGAGAAATCCACCAGCAGGTTGAAACTAGGTCGCCGCCGATCAGCCAGCTTCCCAAACAGGCTCAGTTTCCAGGACACAACAGACACTGATGCTGGTGCCAGCAAAAAGGATGTGCCACCCCCTCTTCCTGATAAATCCAGCACCCCATCGAAAACTGGTTCTTCAACAAAAAGCGTTCCTGCAACAAAGCCTAATCCTAGGTTAACTAGTCCAGCATCAGTGTGCGAACCCTCAATGTTTCAGTTGGGCAGTCACTCCGACATATCTGATGTATCAGACAGGGCGCCGCTGTTGCAGCGAGCaaggagcagcagcaggaatGACATGAGGGTGGTGACAGTGCTGCACGTGCAGCAAGAGCCAGTGGTATGCCCTGTGACCCGTGTGTGCACCAGCGGAACCCAATCTACAAACACTGCCAGCTGCTTCACCTCTGCCAAACTGGACAGTGTTCTGTTCCCTATAAGCAGCAAAAACCCATTCCCTTCGCACTGTTCCAGGTCTGACAGTtcgaaaacagcagcagcagacactTCCAAGACTGATGATGAAAAGCTGATGGAATTGTTTGAGTGCAGCAAGGAGCAGTCGGTCACGTGTGATATCCAAGAAATCAAGTCCAAAATGATTCTGCCTCTGGGGCATCAGGTTGTGTGCCCAAtggaagaaacaacaaaagaagccAACGTTCGAGATGATGTTCCTCCTGTCATTCCACTGAAACGAAAACCATCACTTTTGACCCCTGTGTCGGAGGTCAGCAGTCCAGGGGCTTTATCCTTCACgactccatccccacccacacctccacaacactTTGCTTCAGCCTCACGCCAGGAAGAGTCCATTTACGTTGACATGAAGGGGCTGTTGCCGCGGCTCCCAAAATGTCCTGCAGAGGTTCCTGGAAGTTGTCCAAAGCCTCCAGAAAACCTTGCACAGCATCCCACAGCTCCTCCTCTCCAAGCTGCAAAAGGCGCTGCGCAGCTTCCACCGGTGTCGTCTTCTCCGCAAGTTCCAGAGCCTCCCCTTCCACCTGCTTCTTCTTCCCAGACACCATTGACAACTCCATGCTCCTGCGCTCAGGAGGCGGAGGGGTCTGGATCCACGCAGAGTGTCTCCGCTGCTGccaaggaggatgaggagggttgTTGTGGTGCTGGCCAGGATGGCAGGGAGGACAGTGTGATGGTGACACGGCCCTGA